A window of Aliarcobacter trophiarum LMG 25534 contains these coding sequences:
- a CDS encoding DsbA family protein codes for MQNKLLVLGSLGLIFILYIVATFFYKSEQKSEQAVISLNKSELFVRDYSYKMGDNQKNITVVEFLDPECESCAIYSEVVKKLYKEYYKDIQIVVRYLDNHKNSKLTIQMLEAARVQGKYEEVLNMMFTKHSLWASHYSSIDKPELLWGFLEDISGLDIEKLKIDMNNPKIDEIIAQDRADATALGVTGTPTLFVNGVMLNELSKQALFDLVEKEIYK; via the coding sequence ATGCAAAATAAGTTGTTGGTTTTAGGCTCTTTAGGTTTAATATTTATACTTTATATAGTAGCTACATTTTTTTATAAAAGTGAGCAAAAAAGTGAACAAGCTGTTATAAGTTTAAATAAAAGTGAGTTGTTTGTAAGAGATTACTCTTATAAGATGGGCGACAATCAAAAAAATATTACTGTAGTGGAATTTTTAGACCCAGAGTGTGAATCATGTGCTATATATTCTGAAGTTGTAAAAAAATTATATAAAGAGTATTACAAAGATATTCAAATAGTTGTAAGATATTTAGATAATCATAAAAATTCAAAACTAACAATTCAAATGTTAGAAGCTGCAAGAGTTCAAGGAAAATATGAAGAGGTTTTAAATATGATGTTTACAAAACACTCTTTATGGGCCTCTCACTACTCTTCTATTGATAAACCAGAGCTTTTATGGGGATTTTTAGAAGATATTTCAGGATTAGATATTGAAAAATTAAAAATAGATATGAATAATCCAAAAATAGATGAGATAATAGCTCAAGATAGAGCTGATGCTACAGCTTTGGGAGTGACAGGAACACCAACACTTTTTGTAAATGGAGTGATGTTAAATGAGCTATCAAAACAAGCTCTTTTTGATTTGGTAGAAAAAGAGATTTATAAATAA
- a CDS encoding cation:proton antiporter domain-containing protein: protein MEHFLFTLFMAIFLATVLNIFLKKLGISQIIGYILTGIIISYGFHFKGANNSSLDAIAEFGIVFLMFTIGLEISFDKIKKMKEILLLNGFLQVHISAALIFVVSYFVFHLNIEIALIVAFAFSLSSTAIVLPYLKSSKDIYTPYGEKTTAILIYQDLAVIPILLLVSFLTNEELSISQVILNTIVSAVIITLFMFIFGKKIIDWLLQFSSKTRLEELFIGAVFSIVIGASLMAEYLGFTYSLGAFLAGMIIADTKFRIKVESDISNFKDLLLGTFFFTVGTKIDILYFLKNIHIIIGLFLLIMIIKAIVIFVIIKRKSDKNTSIKSAIALCQVGEFSFAIFTLSSNQGLIQVETANFLVLISVISMILTPFLLNNIYKISSLLSTDLYESDKIEPLDEQNHIIVCGFSILGRVVAKDLADRKMPFVIVSNDLRQVQIATKFGYKAYFGHLEKRSVLEALKVEKSSSILITITETYDKLLICDAILKYHPEANIILKYESLEEKHHFIDLNIKKFIHAHAEVGRLLVEEATHSCDLNYYRYD, encoded by the coding sequence ATGGAACACTTTTTATTTACTCTATTTATGGCAATTTTTCTAGCTACTGTTTTAAATATTTTTTTAAAAAAGCTGGGTATTTCACAAATTATAGGCTATATTTTAACTGGTATTATAATCTCTTACGGCTTTCATTTTAAAGGTGCTAACAATAGCTCCTTAGATGCCATTGCAGAGTTTGGAATTGTTTTTTTAATGTTTACTATAGGTCTTGAAATAAGTTTTGACAAGATAAAAAAGATGAAAGAGATACTGCTTTTAAATGGATTTTTACAAGTTCATATAAGTGCTGCTTTAATTTTTGTAGTTTCATATTTCGTATTTCATTTAAATATTGAAATTGCTTTGATAGTTGCTTTTGCTTTTTCTCTATCTTCAACTGCAATTGTTTTGCCATATTTAAAATCTTCAAAAGATATTTATACACCTTATGGAGAAAAAACAACTGCCATATTAATCTATCAAGATTTAGCAGTTATTCCAATACTACTTTTAGTCTCTTTTTTGACAAATGAAGAGCTTAGTATTAGTCAAGTTATCTTAAATACTATTGTATCTGCTGTGATAATTACACTATTTATGTTTATTTTTGGTAAAAAGATTATTGATTGGCTTTTACAATTCTCTTCTAAAACAAGGCTAGAAGAGCTATTTATTGGTGCAGTTTTTTCAATAGTTATTGGTGCATCTTTGATGGCAGAATATTTAGGTTTTACTTACTCTTTGGGAGCTTTTTTAGCTGGAATGATTATTGCAGATACAAAGTTTAGAATAAAAGTAGAATCAGATATTTCAAACTTCAAAGATTTACTTTTAGGAACATTCTTTTTTACAGTTGGAACAAAGATAGATATTCTATATTTTTTAAAAAATATTCATATAATTATTGGTCTATTTTTACTAATAATGATTATAAAAGCTATAGTTATTTTTGTAATAATTAAAAGAAAATCAGATAAAAATACATCTATAAAAAGTGCAATAGCTCTTTGTCAAGTTGGAGAGTTCTCTTTTGCTATATTTACTCTCTCATCAAATCAAGGTTTAATCCAAGTTGAAACTGCAAATTTTTTGGTATTAATCTCAGTTATATCTATGATTCTAACACCATTTTTACTAAATAATATCTATAAAATATCAAGTTTACTATCAACTGACCTTTATGAATCAGATAAGATAGAGCCACTAGATGAACAAAACCATATAATAGTTTGTGGTTTTTCAATTTTAGGAAGAGTTGTAGCAAAAGATTTGGCAGACAGAAAAATGCCATTTGTTATTGTTTCAAACGATTTAAGACAAGTTCAAATAGCTACAAAGTTTGGATATAAGGCATATTTTGGGCATTTGGAAAAGAGATCTGTTTTGGAGGCTTTAAAAGTTGAAAAGAGTTCAAGTATTCTTATAACAATCACAGAAACATATGATAAACTACTTATTTGTGATGCTATTTTAAAATATCATCCAGAAGCTAATATTATTTTGAAATATGAGTCACTAGAAGAGAAACACCATTTTATAGATTTAAATATCAAAAAATTTATCCATGCTCATGCTGAAGTTGGAAGACTTTTAGTAGAAGAGGCAACACATAGTTGTGATTTAAATTATTATAGATATGATTAA
- a CDS encoding FecR family protein — translation MKKIIFLFLLFVSTLFANIGTITLLEGEAFTKRGEESIRLKLTDTIFEKDFIETKSNSKVKITFKDNTIITIGEDSTLDIEEYLYSNSSNDKSNFNVTKGAFHVITGQIGKTNPDKFKLKTKNASIGIRGTEIYGDENVVFCTQGAIFVNSFGVIREVPQGFFLNTFNNQIPSLVIPINQEQFRDLISRLNTNSISNNQNPNNFDNSSTPLAFQNNQGSEMMQNQDNQNSWGYWASSIQDENNNTRIDKSINDYMQNSNNMDSNNMDSSNVEYVQNLMNNTTITELNFSGDINVPNIPSIGTNYIDFNFYFGGSDNTFNASYGFEGERGNNYGGDLNGNITSTGFSGTNISGIFNGANIDSISGNITMDNGLDTLDGTFSANKQ, via the coding sequence ATGAAAAAAATTATTTTTCTATTTTTGCTATTTGTTTCAACACTTTTTGCAAATATAGGGACAATAACACTTCTTGAGGGTGAAGCTTTTACTAAAAGAGGAGAAGAGAGTATTAGATTAAAACTAACTGATACTATTTTTGAGAAGGACTTTATTGAGACAAAATCAAACTCAAAAGTAAAGATAACTTTTAAAGATAATACTATTATAACTATTGGGGAAGACTCGACACTTGATATAGAAGAGTACTTATATTCAAATAGTTCAAATGATAAATCAAACTTTAATGTTACAAAAGGTGCTTTTCATGTAATAACAGGACAAATTGGTAAAACAAATCCTGATAAGTTTAAGCTAAAAACAAAGAATGCTTCAATTGGAATAAGAGGAACTGAAATTTATGGTGATGAAAATGTAGTATTTTGTACTCAAGGTGCAATTTTTGTAAATTCATTTGGAGTTATAAGAGAAGTTCCTCAAGGATTTTTTTTAAATACTTTCAATAATCAAATTCCAAGCCTAGTAATACCTATTAATCAAGAACAGTTTAGAGATTTAATTTCAAGATTAAATACTAACTCTATAAGCAATAACCAAAATCCAAATAACTTTGATAATTCTAGTACTCCATTAGCTTTTCAAAACAATCAAGGCTCTGAAATGATGCAAAATCAAGACAATCAAAACTCTTGGGGATATTGGGCAAGTAGTATTCAAGATGAAAACAATAATACAAGAATAGATAAATCTATAAATGATTATATGCAAAACTCAAATAATATGGATTCAAATAATATGGATTCAAGTAATGTGGAATATGTTCAAAATTTGATGAATAATACAACAATAACTGAATTAAATTTTAGTGGAGATATAAATGTACCAAATATACCTTCTATAGGAACTAATTATATAGATTTTAATTTTTATTTTGGTGGTTCTGATAATACTTTTAATGCTAGTTATGGCTTTGAAGGAGAAAGAGGCAATAACTATGGTGGTGATTTAAATGGAAATATAACTTCAACTGGTTTTAGTGGAACTAATATTTCAGGTATATTTAATGGTGCTAATATAGATAGTATTTCAGGAAATATTACAATGGATAATGGTCTAGATACTTTAGATGGCACATTTAGTGCAAATAAGCAGTAA
- a CDS encoding TlpA family protein disulfide reductase, translating to MRILLKIVLAGLAVLFTACDSGSTIDAKSLSKTKIEAEKRGFVSTSFVLLTTDEKFIGFKTAENGLDFDEFKGKKAVIVDIFATWCPPCIETIPKLRELKDRYKDSLEIVSVLFQDDKTVEEMKEFIKEYQINYPITMGEENQKLADELNVTKVPEMFLFDKNGKFVHRFVGNVPKDELEKYLKIAIED from the coding sequence ATGAGAATATTATTAAAAATAGTTTTAGCTGGTTTGGCAGTTTTATTTACAGCTTGTGATAGTGGTTCAACAATTGATGCAAAATCATTATCAAAAACAAAAATAGAGGCAGAAAAGAGAGGTTTTGTATCAACTTCTTTTGTCTTATTAACAACAGATGAAAAGTTTATAGGATTTAAAACAGCAGAAAATGGATTAGATTTTGATGAGTTTAAAGGGAAAAAAGCGGTTATAGTTGATATCTTTGCAACTTGGTGCCCACCTTGTATAGAGACAATCCCAAAATTAAGAGAGCTAAAAGATAGATATAAAGATAGCTTAGAGATTGTTTCAGTTCTTTTCCAAGATGATAAAACAGTTGAAGAGATGAAAGAATTTATAAAAGAGTATCAAATCAACTATCCAATTACTATGGGAGAAGAGAACCAAAAACTAGCAGATGAACTAAATGTTACAAAAGTTCCTGAGATGTTCTTATTTGATAAAAATGGAAAATTTGTTCATAGGTTTGTAGGAAATGTTCCAAAAGATGAGTTGGAAAAATATCTTAAAATAGCCATAGAAGATTAG
- a CDS encoding MBOAT family O-acyltransferase — translation MLFNSYEFLLLFLPITLIIYFYLNSLKLIYLSKIFLVVASLFFYSWWNPIYLPLILGSMIFNFYVGKLLGKKSSKNMLIFGIVGNIALLGYFKYADFFIENFNWVLNTQTPLLHLALPLAISYFTFQQIAFLVDNYRGEVKEFNFLNYSLFITFFPQLLMGPIVHHKEMMPQFALKWRSYIKWENISLGLFIFAIGLAKKSLIGDPLTNYAQYAFDNAQNLTTIEAWYASTSYVLSYYFDLSGYADMAIGIAKMFNIDIPRNFNSPYKARNFADYWRRWHITLSRFLSDYIYKSLGGNKNIVWIVYLNIMITFFVSGFWHGAGWTFIVWGLLNGLFVIFAHIMKKANLEMNLYLAWFLMFIGLIITRTLFVAKDFSDAWYVIKTMFNPYNLKFEQLYYIDPIFQSFYIVFGLALALGFKNSGEIAKNFKPNIKYTLYTAILISASLFTFSSAKEFLYFQF, via the coding sequence TTGCTTTTTAATTCTTATGAGTTTTTATTACTATTTTTACCAATTACTTTAATAATATATTTCTATTTAAATTCACTAAAACTTATATATCTTAGTAAAATATTTTTAGTAGTTGCTAGTCTATTTTTCTACTCTTGGTGGAATCCCATCTATCTGCCTTTAATTTTAGGAAGTATGATTTTTAACTTTTATGTGGGGAAACTTTTGGGTAAAAAATCATCTAAAAATATGCTCATATTTGGGATTGTAGGAAATATTGCACTTTTAGGATATTTTAAATATGCTGATTTTTTTATAGAAAATTTCAACTGGGTTTTAAACACTCAAACTCCCCTACTTCACTTAGCTCTACCTTTAGCAATCAGTTATTTTACCTTTCAACAAATTGCATTTTTAGTAGATAATTATAGAGGTGAAGTAAAAGAGTTTAATTTTTTAAACTACTCACTTTTTATCACTTTTTTTCCACAACTTTTAATGGGTCCAATTGTTCATCACAAAGAGATGATGCCACAGTTTGCTCTAAAATGGAGAAGTTATATAAAATGGGAAAATATCTCTTTGGGACTATTTATTTTTGCAATTGGCTTAGCAAAAAAGAGTTTAATAGGGGACCCACTTACAAATTATGCACAATATGCCTTTGATAATGCACAAAACCTAACAACAATTGAAGCTTGGTATGCTTCAACCTCTTATGTACTATCATACTATTTTGATTTATCAGGTTATGCAGATATGGCAATAGGTATTGCAAAAATGTTTAATATAGATATTCCAAGAAACTTCAATAGTCCATATAAAGCTAGAAACTTTGCTGATTATTGGAGAAGATGGCATATAACTTTAAGTCGCTTCTTGAGTGACTATATATATAAAAGTTTAGGTGGGAATAAAAATATAGTTTGGATAGTTTACTTAAATATTATGATTACATTTTTTGTTTCTGGATTTTGGCATGGAGCTGGTTGGACTTTTATTGTCTGGGGGCTTTTAAATGGACTTTTTGTTATTTTTGCACACATTATGAAAAAAGCAAATCTTGAAATGAATCTCTATCTAGCTTGGTTTTTAATGTTTATTGGACTTATAATTACAAGGACACTATTTGTAGCAAAAGATTTTAGTGATGCTTGGTATGTAATAAAAACTATGTTTAATCCGTATAATCTAAAATTTGAACAACTTTATTATATAGACCCAATTTTTCAAAGCTTTTATATTGTATTTGGATTAGCTTTAGCTTTAGGATTTAAAAATAGTGGCGAAATTGCCAAAAATTTCAAACCAAATATTAAATATACTCTCTATACTGCTATTTTAATATCTGCATCACTATTTACTTTTTCAAGTGCGAAAGAGTTTTTATATTTTCAATTTTAG
- a CDS encoding acyltransferase family protein — protein sequence MLGPITLPNDILTFSSIQISTFLVIAFAILVLFTSLKQSTHSDVFPISVTNELKGLGILTVVFAHFAYMKVTNSEFLFPLSIIAGVGVDLFLFMSGFGLTVGMLKKPMKVVDFYKKRVIKIFIPFWIALIIMFIADALFMDKTYSIGYIIKSMLGFFPTADGFGDVNSPFWYITWMIMFYILFPLVFFKDRPWLTALILAVIATVIGTFNLFDLGSNWLHRLHTTAFSLGIIAAWLLQVKEGTDNKFVSYVKNFRDNSKDMKYIVMAIMFAIFAYVSLNTGAGSWPKLTSFFTQGFFVEQIMSIVIMLALIVIFVLKKVDSKFLAMYGVYSYEVYLIHWPLMAKYDIFFVYLPAWLAVIVWLVVFILVSMLLQRLVTPVSNFVDKIAK from the coding sequence ATGTTAGGACCAATTACATTACCAAATGATATTTTGACTTTTTCTAGTATTCAAATATCTACATTTCTTGTTATTGCTTTTGCAATTTTGGTTTTATTTACATCTCTTAAACAATCAACTCATAGTGATGTTTTTCCAATTTCTGTTACAAATGAGCTAAAAGGCTTAGGAATTTTAACAGTTGTTTTTGCACACTTTGCATATATGAAAGTTACAAATAGTGAATTCTTATTTCCACTTTCAATAATTGCAGGAGTTGGAGTTGATCTATTTTTATTTATGTCAGGTTTTGGGCTTACAGTTGGTATGCTTAAAAAACCTATGAAAGTAGTTGATTTTTATAAAAAAAGAGTTATAAAAATTTTTATTCCATTTTGGATCGCTTTGATTATTATGTTTATTGCAGATGCTCTATTTATGGACAAAACTTACTCTATAGGATATATTATAAAATCTATGTTAGGGTTTTTCCCAACAGCGGATGGATTTGGTGATGTAAACTCTCCATTTTGGTATATTACATGGATGATTATGTTTTATATTCTATTTCCTTTAGTATTTTTTAAAGATAGACCTTGGCTAACTGCACTTATTTTAGCAGTTATTGCTACAGTTATAGGAACATTTAATCTTTTTGATTTAGGAAGTAACTGGTTACATAGACTTCATACTACAGCATTCTCTTTAGGAATTATTGCAGCTTGGCTTTTACAAGTAAAAGAGGGAACTGATAATAAATTTGTGAGCTATGTAAAAAACTTTAGAGATAACTCAAAAGATATGAAATATATCGTGATGGCTATTATGTTTGCAATTTTTGCTTATGTATCTTTAAATACTGGTGCTGGTTCATGGCCAAAACTTACTTCATTTTTTACTCAAGGTTTCTTTGTAGAGCAAATTATGTCTATAGTTATTATGTTGGCTTTAATTGTTATTTTTGTACTAAAAAAAGTAGATAGTAAATTTTTAGCTATGTATGGAGTTTACTCTTATGAAGTTTACTTAATTCATTGGCCACTTATGGCAAAATATGATATCTTCTTTGTATATCTTCCAGCATGGCTAGCGGTTATTGTTTGGTTGGTTGTGTTTATACTTGTAAGTATGCTACTTCAAAGATTAGTAACTCCTGTTAGTAATTTTGTAGATAAAATAGCAAAATAA
- a CDS encoding class I SAM-dependent methyltransferase, with protein sequence MIIEDLKKIVVENLKNKSNEIKRVFHGRGNYYSNFSYLTVDSLNNILFATFFEKSLEEDEILESLKSIAKKFCFETFIIQRKYKERDFYEVIYGESTEDFFVVENGLKYKIDFKNRNIGLFFDMKRGREYIKSICKDKKVLNLFSYSCAFSVVCISGGALSVVNIDMSKASLSLGRINHHLNNLDTKSVKFLPYNILKSFGKIKKMSPYDIVIIDPPSFQKGSFVATDDYIKIIKKLDFILPVGGLVLACLNDPFLSSNFLIEIFKKEAQNFEFLRKLENIEEFVTNDEEKSLKNLLFLKKY encoded by the coding sequence ATGATTATAGAAGATTTAAAAAAAATCGTAGTAGAGAACTTAAAGAATAAAAGTAATGAAATAAAAAGAGTTTTTCATGGTAGAGGGAACTATTATTCTAATTTTTCTTATTTAACAGTTGATAGTTTAAATAATATACTATTTGCAACATTTTTTGAAAAAAGTTTAGAAGAAGATGAGATTTTAGAATCTTTAAAGAGTATTGCAAAGAAGTTTTGTTTTGAGACTTTTATAATTCAAAGAAAATATAAAGAGAGAGATTTTTATGAAGTTATTTATGGAGAGAGTACTGAAGATTTCTTTGTAGTTGAAAATGGGTTGAAATATAAAATAGATTTTAAAAATCGGAATATTGGTCTATTTTTTGATATGAAAAGAGGAAGAGAGTACATAAAATCTATTTGCAAAGATAAAAAGGTATTGAATCTTTTTTCATACAGTTGTGCTTTTAGTGTTGTTTGTATTAGTGGTGGTGCTTTAAGTGTAGTAAATATTGATATGTCAAAAGCTAGTTTATCATTAGGAAGGATAAATCATCATCTAAATAATCTTGATACAAAGAGTGTAAAGTTTTTACCATATAATATTTTAAAATCATTTGGAAAAATTAAAAAAATGTCACCTTATGATATTGTAATAATCGATCCACCATCTTTTCAAAAAGGCTCTTTTGTTGCAACTGATGATTATATTAAAATTATAAAAAAGCTAGATTTTATATTGCCAGTTGGTGGTTTAGTTTTAGCTTGTTTAAATGATCCATTTTTAAGTAGCAATTTTTTAATTGAGATATTTAAAAAAGAGGCTCAAAACTTTGAGTTTTTAAGAAAGTTGGAAAACATAGAAGAGTTTGTAACTAATGATGAAGAAAAATCTCTTAAAAACCTACTATTTTTGAAAAAATATTGA
- a CDS encoding disulfide oxidoreductase translates to MIYIFSAFIVSLLATLGSLFFSEVMQFVPCSLCWYQRIFMYPLVLIFLFNLLFPDEKVFKYSFPLVVIGLFISIYHNLLILKIIPETLSPCVSGVPCSVDYLNYFGFITIPLLSFISFLTILILLISYKRRVS, encoded by the coding sequence TTGATTTATATATTTTCTGCATTTATTGTCTCTTTGTTGGCTACATTAGGTAGCTTGTTTTTTTCTGAGGTTATGCAATTTGTTCCTTGTAGTTTGTGTTGGTATCAAAGAATTTTTATGTATCCATTGGTTCTTATTTTTTTATTTAATTTATTATTTCCAGATGAGAAAGTTTTTAAATATAGTTTTCCTTTAGTTGTTATAGGTCTATTTATATCGATTTATCATAATTTATTAATTTTAAAAATAATACCTGAAACTTTATCTCCTTGTGTTAGTGGAGTGCCTTGTAGTGTAGATTATTTAAACTATTTTGGATTTATAACAATTCCTTTACTCTCTTTTATCTCTTTTTTGACTATTCTTATACTACTAATATCTTATAAAAGAAGAGTTTCTTAA
- a CDS encoding glycosyltransferase family 2 protein: MRYIILGLIMAGLFQVFFWISRDNLVTLNENSFEKIESLSYSPFEGYDKNLLSSEQIAYDVNLLENFTNKLRTYGTLEAYKILNSSKESTLPIDLGLWIGGDLEANNLEIQRALEILKEYPNRIQSVIVGNEVLLRKELEPIELYAYIDFMKSNTKKPVTTAETWDIWEKNPALASHVDFLTIHILPYWEKVPIDRYNEFIIEKYSVVENLFPNRKIVIGETGWPSHGYNNNSAVPSIKNQAQAIRGFVNLAHEKGWHYNIIEALDQPWKGYDEGNVGQYWGVFDTNRALKFQLAGEVELNQYWLYQMIAAIIIGAILTLFGLKNQRVNISHAFAYAIAAQGMAFGIVMAAIYPFVNYMNFGMWIMWGMGSFLMIPLVIITLAKANELFRSSIGVQPSRLVPLDLKSQNAPLVSIHVPAYKEQPHVLAETLESLSKLTYPNYEVLVIINNTPEDFYKTPIKELCEKLGDKFKYLDITCTGFKAGALNTALEYTSKDAQIVAVIDADYKVESPWLVDLVPLFDDPKVAIVQAPQDHRDGDESIIKKAMNAEYAGFFDIGMVDRNEENAIVVHGTMVMVRLSAMMEVGGWGTDTIVEDSELGLRLFEAGYIAHYTNRRYGFGLLPDTVEAFKTQRHRWAYGAIQILKKHWREFKPSSKRLSPSQKNKFVTGWFFWLSDAMGPIMAVMNIIWVPVIIFVGVTIPTIPLTIPIITAFIVNILHTFILYRTKVKASFKEILLSSIASMSLQLIIFKAVFDGFIKDGLPFKRTEKGGKVKKSANPIKYETILGVLLLTAFVSLIYTNKSGITEIYVFAATIFIQTIPYLSAIIMRILELYSLKNQKA, translated from the coding sequence TTGAGATATATTATCTTAGGGCTTATTATGGCTGGACTTTTTCAAGTCTTTTTTTGGATTTCAAGAGACAATTTAGTAACACTAAATGAAAACTCTTTTGAAAAAATTGAATCTTTATCTTATTCCCCTTTTGAAGGATATGATAAAAACTTACTTTCAAGTGAACAAATTGCTTATGATGTAAATTTATTAGAAAATTTTACAAATAAACTAAGGACTTATGGGACTTTAGAAGCTTATAAAATATTAAATTCAAGCAAAGAGTCTACACTTCCTATTGATTTAGGACTTTGGATTGGTGGAGATTTAGAAGCAAACAATCTTGAAATACAAAGAGCTTTAGAAATTTTAAAAGAGTATCCAAATAGAATTCAATCTGTAATAGTAGGAAATGAGGTTCTTTTAAGAAAAGAGCTAGAACCTATTGAATTATATGCTTATATTGATTTTATGAAAAGTAATACAAAAAAACCAGTTACAACAGCTGAGACTTGGGATATATGGGAAAAAAATCCTGCTTTAGCTAGCCATGTTGATTTTTTAACTATTCACATTTTACCGTATTGGGAAAAAGTTCCAATAGATAGATATAATGAGTTTATTATTGAAAAATATAGTGTAGTTGAAAATCTTTTTCCAAATAGAAAAATAGTAATAGGTGAAACTGGATGGCCTAGCCACGGATACAATAATAATAGTGCCGTTCCTAGTATAAAAAATCAAGCACAAGCTATAAGAGGTTTTGTAAATCTAGCTCATGAAAAAGGGTGGCACTACAATATAATTGAAGCATTAGACCAACCATGGAAAGGTTATGATGAGGGAAATGTTGGGCAATACTGGGGAGTTTTTGATACAAATAGAGCTTTAAAATTTCAATTAGCTGGTGAAGTTGAACTAAATCAATATTGGCTTTATCAGATGATTGCTGCAATTATTATTGGAGCAATTCTTACACTTTTTGGATTAAAAAATCAAAGAGTAAATATAAGCCACGCCTTTGCTTATGCAATAGCTGCTCAAGGTATGGCATTTGGTATAGTTATGGCTGCAATATATCCATTTGTAAACTATATGAACTTTGGAATGTGGATTATGTGGGGAATGGGAAGTTTTCTTATGATACCTCTTGTAATTATAACTTTAGCAAAGGCAAATGAACTATTTAGAAGCTCTATTGGAGTACAACCTTCAAGATTAGTACCTCTTGATTTAAAATCACAAAATGCACCACTTGTATCTATTCATGTTCCTGCATACAAAGAGCAACCTCATGTTTTAGCTGAAACTTTGGAAAGTTTATCAAAACTAACATATCCAAATTATGAAGTTTTAGTAATCATAAACAATACACCTGAAGATTTTTACAAAACACCTATAAAAGAGCTTTGTGAAAAACTAGGAGATAAGTTTAAATATCTTGATATTACATGTACAGGATTTAAAGCAGGAGCTTTAAATACGGCACTTGAATATACTTCAAAAGATGCACAAATTGTTGCAGTTATTGATGCTGATTATAAAGTTGAATCTCCTTGGCTTGTAGATTTAGTTCCACTATTTGATGACCCAAAAGTTGCAATTGTTCAAGCTCCACAAGATCATAGAGATGGAGATGAAAGCATAATAAAAAAAGCTATGAATGCAGAATATGCTGGCTTCTTTGATATTGGAATGGTTGATAGAAATGAAGAGAATGCTATTGTTGTTCACGGAACAATGGTAATGGTAAGACTTAGTGCTATGATGGAAGTTGGTGGTTGGGGAACTGATACCATTGTGGAGGATAGTGAGTTAGGACTTAGACTATTTGAAGCTGGATATATTGCACACTATACAAATAGAAGATATGGTTTTGGACTACTTCCAGATACTGTTGAAGCCTTTAAAACTCAAAGACATAGATGGGCTTATGGTGCAATTCAGATTCTTAAAAAGCACTGGAGAGAGTTTAAGCCTAGTTCAAAAAGATTAAGTCCTTCACAAAAAAACAAATTTGTTACAGGTTGGTTTTTCTGGTTAAGTGATGCTATGGGTCCAATTATGGCTGTTATGAATATTATTTGGGTTCCTGTAATAATCTTTGTTGGAGTTACAATTCCTACAATTCCACTTACAATTCCAATTATTACGGCATTTATAGTAAATATTTTACATACATTTATACTTTATAGAACAAAAGTAAAAGCTAGTTTCAAAGAGATATTATTAAGCTCAATTGCATCTATGAGTTTACAATTAATCATCTTCAAAGCAGTATTTGATGGATTTATTAAAGATGGATTACCATTTAAAAGAACAGAAAAAGGTGGAAAAGTTAAAAAAAGTGCAAACCCAATAAAATATGAGACTATTTTGGGAGTTTTACTTTTAACTGCATTTGTATCTTTAATCTACACAAATAAATCTGGAATAACTGAGATTTATGTATTTGCTGCAACAATTTTTATCCAAACAATTCCATATTTAAGTGCAATTATTATGAGAATACTGGAACTTTACTCTTTAAAAAATCAAAAAGCTTAA